Proteins from one Cicer arietinum cultivar CDC Frontier isolate Library 1 chromosome 3, Cicar.CDCFrontier_v2.0, whole genome shotgun sequence genomic window:
- the LOC101501979 gene encoding serine/threonine-protein kinase OXI1-like, whose product MSYSGETWDFRNLKVISAVGRGAKGVVFLARTYGSSKEEWMALKVISKELLQKKNKNQTGQCKRVTFEQQILRRFDHPLLPRLKGVFETENLIGFAIDYCHGGNLHSLRKKQPQKIFSEEIIRFYAVELVLALEYLHNLGVVYRDLKPENIMIQQTGHIMLVDFDLSKKLNPKSLSCNSSPGSNSPNVTTDKKRWLVRFYHSFHCHSRLPSFDSENQLDPNSVCKRSESDSVEKSNSFVGTEDYVAPEVILGNGHNFSVDWWSLGVVLYELFYGTTPFSSPNRKETFHRILTNEPEQNSETTPLKDLITKLLEKDPDRRIQVDEIKGHDFFKGVEWNTVLQIARPPYIPHNEVEDKNGFSRKDVESFVHGIFFPKNSNNGELEKNKEEVRKTDGKEKEGNSNDNGKKNVWVEKLSQNQTKNDNFLIF is encoded by the exons ATGAGTTACAGCGGCGAAACATGGGACTTCCGAAACCTTAAGGTAATATCGGCCGTGGGACGCGGTGCAAAAGGCGTTGTGTTCCTTGCGAGAACCTACGGATCATCGAAAGAGGAATGGATGGCTTTGAAAGTTATATCTAAAGAACTTCTtcagaagaaaaataaaaaccaaacaGGTCAATGCAAAAGGGTCACGTTTGAACAACAAATACTACGTCGTTTTGATCATCCTCTTTTGCCACGATTAAAAGGTGTTTTTGAAACTGAGAATCTTATTGGATTCGCCATTGATTATTGTCATGGTGGAAATTTGCATTCTCTTAGAAAGAAACAGCCTCAGAAGATATTCTCTGAAGAAATTATTAG GTTTTATGCTGTGGAATTGGTCTTAGCATTGGAGTACCTACACAATTTAGGAGTAGTTTATAGAGATTTGAAACCAGAGAACATCATGATTCAACAAACGGGTCATATAATGCTTGTAGATTTCGACCTATCCAAGAAACTTAACCCAAAATCACTGAGTTGCAACTCGTCACCAGGTTCCAACTCGCCAAATGTAACAACAGATAAGAAGAGATGGTTAGTGCGGTTTTATCATTCTTTTCATTGCCATTCTAGATTACCAAGTTTCGACTCGGAGAATCAACTCGATCCAAACTCGGTGTGTAAAAGGAGCGAGTCAGACTCGGTTGAGAAGTCAAACTCGTTCGTGGGAACCGAGGATTACGTGGCACCTGAGGTTATTTTAGGAAATGGACATAACTTTAGCGTTGATTGGTGGTCACTCGGTGTTGTTTTGTATGAGTTATTTTACGGAACGACGCCGTTTAGTAGTCCTAATAGAAAGGAAACGTTCCACCGGATTTTGACAAATGAGCCTGAACAAAATAGTGAAACAACGCCGTTGAAGGATTTGATCACGAAGTTACTTGAAAAAGATCCTGACCGTAGGATTCAGGTTGATGAAATAAAGGGTCATGATTTTTTCAAAGGTGTGGAGTGGAACACGGTGTTGCAAATAGCACGTCCACCGTATATTCCGCATAATGAAGTTGAGGATAAAAATGGGTTTTCAAGAAAAGATGTTGAGTCGTTTGTTCATGGAATATTTTTTCCAAAGAATAGTAATAATGGTgaattagagaaaaataaagagGAGGTGAGAAAAACTGATGGAAAAGAGAAGGAAGGTAATAGCAATGACAATGGTAAGAAGAATGTGTGGGTTGAGAAGTTAAGTCAGAATCAAACTAAGAATGacaattttttgattttttga
- the LOC101502310 gene encoding adenylylsulfatase HINT3, with product MSVEATRRVTVLCSHLNTTRLTSDPRSSSLSGSVCSETRLDDTQNQNSLHDCVFCNIIRGQSPALKLYEDDMCLCILDTNPLSHGHSLIIPKSHFPSLDATPSSVVGAMCSKVPFISNAIMKATGCNSFNLLINNGEAAGQVIFHTHIHIIPRKAYDCLWTSESLLRRPLNLDDEKVSKLAACIQEQLLVSDICQDSKNEDFCSTKS from the exons ATGTCCGTTGAAGCAACCAGAAGGGTTACCGTTTTATGTTCCCATCTCAACACGACCCGTTTAACTTCGGATCCAC GCTCTTCCTCCCTCTCGGGTTCGGTTTGCTCCGAAACCCGATTAGATGATACTCAAAATCAGAATTCGTTACACGATTGCGTCTTTTGCAACATTATTCGTGGTCAATCACCTGCTctcaag CTTTATGAAGATGACATGTGCCTATGCATATTGGATACAAATCCGTTGAGTCATGG GCACTCTCTCATTATCCCGAAATCTCACTTCCCTTCATTGGATGCTACTCCTTCATCA GTGGTAGGTGCAATGTGTTCCAAAGTGCCCTTCATTAGCAATGCAATCATGAAGGCTACTGGCTGCA ATTCATTCAACCTGTTGATTAATAATGGAGAAGCTGCCGGCCAAGTAATATTTCAT ACTCATATCCACATAATACCCCGTAAAGCATACGATTGCTTGTGGACTTCTGAG AGTTTGCTAAGGCGTCCCCTTAATTTAGATGATGAGAAAGTTTCTAAGCTTGCAGCTTGTATTCAAGAACAGTTGTTGGTATCAGACATTTGCCAAGATAGTAAGAATGAAGATTTTTGTTCAACCAAAAGTTAG